Proteins co-encoded in one Arachis hypogaea cultivar Tifrunner chromosome 11, arahy.Tifrunner.gnm2.J5K5, whole genome shotgun sequence genomic window:
- the LOC140176186 gene encoding uncharacterized protein, which yields MVEGTHLNRLEELTLSNKQEVTTLSRGLVEANERIADTQAQLMNMDSSLRSIEKLLCDNLKLKLKVNDYGLRVKVTDLPMFDGEGVEDWVFRARQYLETFEIPMEQRIRVLSFYLVGADYAWYRWRINNNMAYTCEAFLEAMKIQTNPTSTNPAYPVILHSTNTPTKEPQPPFKKLTSAEIRARREKGLCYYCDDKCQLLIGEEELRELLQGTTGGNGEVHELDTEEEEEEGEQQNPRIKLNAFEGEFHPETLRVKGTHANKQLLILIDGGSTYNFIKGSIAKNLNLSLTPTPALKVMVGNGESINCAAKCRDLSLLVQGYRFSADMYVLDLKRADVVLGVHWMMRLGTIRINYMELFMKFKKMGTWITFRAIPSVEEPVPEVEEVAIQTIIEEFTDVFEEPKQLPPHRAINHPIHFTLGASPISIRPYKYLHFQKEEMERLVSKMLQARLIGDSQSAFSSPPFIVETDASSTGVRAVLSQGGHPIAYFSKKLGARLSQASAYVRKLYAVTQAVAKWRHYLLGQKFLIRTDHQGLRELMTQVILTPEQQHYLSKLLGYEFEIEYLPGKFNKVADALSKLGDDEHHTQLQAFTAVQSNLLPTLLQANNESEEMLQLQEKLQRGTLPSEYVFKDGLMTYRGKVWVLNVANIRETLLHQFHSALTVGHGGILKTYKGLGELFFWPGMRQDVVRFVNRCVECQCTKYITAKPQGLLQPLPVLAKPWEDISLDFITKIPNSNGFTAVLEVVDQFSKTARVAPLKTGFTAKLVAQKFIKSVHFGTKLLYSTAYHPQTDGQTEVVNRTLEQYLCVFTHAHPTKWSAYLNWADFCYNNSFYYTIEMSPHDALYGFAVRTIPGYTSRSSLVLQRVGTVVYKLELPVGSAIHPVFHVSLLKEFKGESVMAGGINELPLSLPFELVPVAIIDSRTLQLDDGSQDV from the exons ATGGTGGAAGGAACACATCTGAACCGATTAGAGGAGCTCACTTTATCGAACAAGCAAGAGGTCACCACCCTTAGCCGCGGTCTCGTGGAAGCTAACGAGAGGATCGCTGATACGCAAGCTCAGCTCATGAACATGGACTCTTCCTTACGATCCATTGAAAAACTGCTTTGTGATAATTTGAAATTGAAGCTTAAAGTGAATGATTATGGCTTAAG AGTGAAAGTCACCGATCTACCAATGTTCGACGGTGAGGGGGTGGAGGATTGGGTGTTTCGGGCCCGCCAATACTTAGAGACTTTTGAGATACCCATGGAACAACGAATCAGGGTTTTGTCATTTTACTTGGTAGGGGCGGATTATGCTTGGTACCGGTGGAGGATCAACAACAACATGGCGTATACATGCGAAGCGTTTCTGGAGGCGATG AAAATTCAAACTAACCCTACCTCTACCAACCCCGCATACCCTGTGATTCTCCATTCCACCAACACTCCCACCAAGGAACCCCAGCCACCATTCAAGAAATTAACAAGTGCTGAGATTCGGGCTAGACGAGAAAAAGGATTGTGTTACTATTGTGATGACAAATGTCAATTGCTCATTGGGGAAGAGGAACTTCGGGAGTTGTTGCAAGGAACGACAGGGGGTAATGGAGAGGTACATGAGTTAGACaccgaagaagaggaggaagagggtgAACAACAGAATCCGCGGATTAAGCTCAATGCTTTTGAGGGCGAATTTCACCCTGAGACCCTGCGTGTGAAGGGTACCCATGCCAACAAGCAGCTGCTGATTTTAATCGATGGGGGTAGCACCTATAATTTTATCAAGGGGTCCATAGCTAAAAATCTCAATTTGTCTCTCACTCCTACACCTGCATTAAAGGTAATGGTTGGTAATGGTGAATCCATAAACTGTGCTGCAAAATGTCGAGACCTATCATTATTGGTGCAGGGATACAGATTCTCCGCGGACATGTACGTCTTGGACCTTAAAAGAGCAGATGTTGTGTTGGGTGTACATTGGATGATGAGATTAGGCACCATCCGAATTAACTACATGGAGCTGTTTATGAAATTTAAGAAAATGGGGACATGGATCACATTCAGGG CGATTCCATCGGTGGAAGAGCCCGTTCCGGAGGTAGAGGAAGTGGCTATCCAAACAATTATTGAGGAATTCACTGATGTTTTTGAAGAACCAAAACAACTTCCCCCTCATAGAGCTATTAACCACCCCATCCACTTTACACTGGGTGCATCGCCAATAAGCATTCGACCATATAAATATCTCCATTTTCAGAAGGAGGAAATGGAGCGGTTAGTGTCGAAAATGTTACAAGCGAGGCTGATTGGGGATAGCCAGAGTGCATTCTCAAGTCCA CCCTTCATAGTGGAGACTGATGCTTCGAGTACTGGCGTCAGGGCAGTTTTATCCCAAGGGGGACACCCCATAGCCTACTTCAGCAAGAAATTGGGAGCTCGGTTATCTCAAGCATCTGCGTATGTCCGAAAGCTATATGCAGTAACTCAAGCTGTGGCAAAATGGCGACATTACTTATTAGGGCAGAAATTCTTAATCAGAACTGATCACCAAGGTTTGCGGGAGCTCATGACGCAGGTGATCCTTACCCCAGAACAACAACACTACCTCTCTAAATTGCTTGGATATGAATTTGAGATTGAGTACCTCCCTGGGAAGTTTAACAAGGTTGCAGATGCGCTATCCAAGCTAGgggatgatgagcatcacacacAGCTCCAAGCATTCACAGCAGTGCAGTCCAATCTTTTGCCAACCCTGCTCCAGGCTAATAACGAGAGTGAGGAGATGCTTCAGTTGCAAGAGAAGCTACAGAGGGGTACATTACCTTCTGAATATGTATTCAAGGATGGGTTGATGACATACCGAGGTAAAGTTTGGGTTCTAAATGTTGCTAATATACGTGAGACGTTGTTGCACCAGTTCCATTCAGCCTTGACTGTAGGGCATGGGGGTATTTTGAAAACGTATAAAGGGTTAGGTGAGCTATTTTTTTGGCCAGGGATGCGCCAAGATGTGGTTCGATTTGTCAATCGTTGTGTGGAGTGTCAGTGTACAAAGTATATCACTGCCAAGCCACAGGGACTCTTGCAACCGCTTCCAGTTCTGGCAAAGCCTTGGGAAGACATTAGTTTAGACTTTATCACCAAAATACCAAATTCCAATGGTTTTACTGCAGTGTTAGAAGTGGTGGATCAGTTCAGTAAAACAGCTCGGGTTGCACCGTTAAAGACGGGGTTCACTGCCAAATTGGTCGCTCAGAAATTCATCAAATCCGTG CATTTTGGTACTAAGCTACTCTATAGCACGGCTTATCATCCTCAGACGGATGGGCAAACCGAGGTTGTTAATAGGACCCTAGAGCAATATCTGTGTGTTTTTACACATGCTCATCCAACCAAGTGGTCTGCTTACCTCAATTGGGCAGACTTCTGTTACAATAATTCTTTTTACTACACTATTGAAATGTCACCACATGATGCCTTGTATGGGTTTGCTGTCAGAACTATACCCGGCTATACTAGTCGCTCTTCTTTG GTGCTCCAAAGAGTGGGAACTGTCGTTTACAAACTGGAGTTACCAGTTGGAAGTGCCATTCATCCTGTTTTTCATGTTTCACTACTGAAGGAGTTTAAGGGTGAGTCCGTTATGGCAGGGGGCATCAACGAGCTTCCTCTTTCTCTGCCTTTTGAACTAGTGCCGGTAGCCATTATTGATAGTAGAACCTTGCAGCTTGATGATGGGTCTCAGGATGTTTAA